Proteins found in one Chionomys nivalis chromosome 15, mChiNiv1.1, whole genome shotgun sequence genomic segment:
- the LOC130887167 gene encoding zinc finger protein 728-like encodes MVSFSDVAIDFSAEECELLDPDQWNLYRDVMLENFSNLVFLGLTSSKPHLITFLEQGQGPSDMKRQPAAGMETGIKHSTGKECGKALPWNSQPISHQKINLRKKPYKCEECAKNFRSPSLLCIHRRIHTGEKPYKCEVCGKAFHGPSLLSKHKIVHTGQKPYKCEICRKAFYFPSRLSLHKRIHMQVKPYKCEVCGKAFYFPSRLSLHKRIHIRVKPYKCEVCGKSFCSPSRLSEHMRIHRAEKPYKCEACGKAFNYPSQLSLHSKIHTGEKPYQCEVCGKAFHFPSKLSLHNKIHSGVKPYQCEVCGKAFYFPSQLTVHKRIHTGETPYQCGVCGKAFYVSSQLSVHKRIHKDEKPYKCEVCGKAFCVPSRLSEHQRFHTGVKPYKCEVCGKAFYFPSRLSDHKRIHTAERSFKCEVCGKAFKSKPGLSVHKRIHTGEKPYKCEVCGNAYSRRSGLSAHMWIHIGEKPYKCEVCGKAYTSRAALSVHKRDHTGEKPYKCEVCGNAYSRRSGLSAHMWIHIGEKPYKCELCGKAYNSRAALSVHKRDHTGEKPYECQVCDKAYKSRSGLSVHKKTHT; translated from the exons ATGGTGTCATTCAGTGACGTGGCCATTGATTTCTCTGCAGAGGAGTGTGAATTGCTGGACCCTGATCAGTGGAATTTGTACAGGGATGTGATGTTGGAGAATTTCAGCAACCTTGTGTTCCTGG GTCTTACCTCCTCTAAGCCACACCTGATCACATTTTTGGAGCAAGGACAAGGACCTTCAGACATGAAGAGACAACCAGCAGCTGGCATGGAAACAG GAATCAAACACTCTACTGGCAAAGAATGTGGCAAAGCCCTTCCTTGGAACTCACAACCTATTAGCCACCAGAAAATTAATCTAAGAAAGAAGCCATATAAGTGTGAAGAATGTGCTAAGAATTTCCGTTCTCCATCATTACTTTGTATACACAGgagaattcatacaggagagaaaccctacaagtgtgaagtATGTGGCAAGGCCTTCCATGGTCCCTCGTtactttcaaaacacaaaattgttcatacaggacagaaaccctacaagtgtgaaaTATGCCGGAAGGCCTTCTATTTTCCATCACGACTTTCTCTACACAAGAGAATTCATATGCAAGtgaaaccctacaagtgtgaagtATGTGGAAAAGCCTTCTATTTTCCATCACGACTTTCTCTACACAAAAGAATTCATATACGAGtgaaaccctacaagtgtgaagtATGTGGCAAATCTTTCTGTTCACCATCACGACTTTCTGAACACATGAGAATTCATAGAGCAGAaaaaccctacaagtgtgaagcATGTGGCAAGGCCTTCAATTATCCATCACAACTTTCTCTACACAGTAAgattcatacaggagagaaaccctaccaGTGTGAGGTATGTGGCAAGGCCTTCCATTTTCCATCAAAGCTTTCTCTACACAATAAAATCCATTCAGGAGTGAAACCCTACCAGTGTGAGGTTTGTGGCAAGGCCTTCTATTTTCCATCACAACTTACTGTACACAAGAGGATTCATACAGGAGAGACACCCTACCAGTGTGGTGTATGTGGCAAGGCTTTTTATGTTTCATCACAACTTTCTGTACACAAGAGGATTCATAAGGAcgagaaaccctacaagtgtgaagtTTGTGGGAAGGCCTTCTGTGTTCCATCACGACTTTCTGAACACCAGAGATTTCATACAGGAGTcaaaccctacaagtgtgaagtGTGTGGGAAAGCCTTCTATTTCCCATCACGACTTTCTGACCACAAGAGAATTCATACAGCAGAGAGATCCTTCAAGTGTGAAGTATGTGGCAAGGCCTTCAAAAGTAAACCAGGACTGTCTGTACACAAGAggattcatacaggagagaaaccctacaagtgtgaagtATGTGGCAATGCCTACAGTCGTCGATCAGGACTTTCTGCACATATGTGGATTCATataggagagaaaccctataagtGTGAAGTATGTGGCAAAGCCTACACTAGTCGAGCAGCACTTTCTGTGCACAAGAGGgatcatacaggagagaaaccctacaagtgtgaagtATGTGGCAATGCCTACAGTCGTCGATCAGGACTTTCTGCACATATGTGGATTCATataggagagaaaccctataagtGTGAGTTATGTGGCAAAGCCTACAATAGTCGAGCAGCACTTTCTGTGCACAAGAGGgatcatacaggagagaaaccctacgaGTGTCAAGTATGTGACAAAGCCTACAAGAGTCGATCAGGACTTTCTGTACACAAAAAAACTCATACATGA